A genomic window from Klebsiella quasipneumoniae subsp. quasipneumoniae includes:
- the yceG gene encoding cell division protein YceG, translated as MKKMLRFILLLVVLLGIAAAAGMWKVRQLADSKLLIKEETIFTLEAGTGRLALGQDLYREKVINRPRVFQWLLRMEPELSHFKAGTYRFTPQMTVREMLQLLASGKEAQFPLRFVEGMRVSDYLRQLRDAPYVKHTLEDDSYATVAKALGLDHADWVEGWFWPDTWMYTANTSDIAILKRAHQKMVTEVAKVWEGRMDNLPYDDQNQLLTMASIIEKETAVAEERDRVASVFINRLRIGMRLQTDPTVIYGMGEGYNGKLTRKDLETPTAYNTYTISGLPPGPIAVPGEASLKAAAHPAKTPYLYFVADGKGGHTFTTNLVSHNRAVQDYLKVLKEKNAQ; from the coding sequence ATGAAGAAAATGTTACGTTTTATCCTGTTGCTGGTCGTGCTGTTGGGCATCGCCGCGGCGGCAGGAATGTGGAAGGTACGCCAGCTGGCGGACAGCAAGCTGCTGATTAAAGAAGAGACCATCTTTACCCTCGAAGCCGGCACCGGCCGGCTGGCGCTGGGGCAGGATCTCTATCGCGAGAAGGTGATCAATCGTCCGCGCGTGTTCCAGTGGCTGCTGCGGATGGAGCCTGAGCTGTCTCACTTCAAGGCCGGGACCTATCGCTTCACGCCGCAAATGACGGTACGCGAAATGCTGCAGCTGCTGGCCAGCGGCAAAGAGGCGCAGTTTCCGCTGCGCTTTGTCGAAGGCATGCGCGTCAGCGACTACCTTCGTCAGCTGCGCGATGCCCCCTACGTGAAGCACACGCTTGAAGACGATAGCTACGCGACGGTGGCTAAGGCTCTAGGTCTTGACCACGCCGACTGGGTGGAAGGTTGGTTCTGGCCGGATACCTGGATGTACACCGCCAATACCAGCGACATCGCCATCCTCAAGCGCGCGCATCAGAAAATGGTCACCGAAGTGGCGAAGGTCTGGGAAGGACGGATGGATAATCTGCCCTATGACGATCAGAATCAGCTGTTGACCATGGCCTCGATTATTGAGAAAGAGACCGCGGTGGCGGAAGAGCGCGATCGCGTCGCGTCGGTGTTTATCAACCGCCTGCGCATCGGCATGCGTTTACAGACTGATCCAACGGTGATCTACGGGATGGGAGAAGGGTATAATGGTAAGTTAACGCGTAAGGATCTGGAGACGCCGACCGCGTACAATACCTATACCATCAGCGGCCTGCCGCCAGGCCCTATTGCGGTGCCGGGCGAAGCGTCGCTGAAGGCGGCCGCCCATCCGGCGAAAACGCCATACCTCTATTTTGTCGCCGACGGGAAAGGGGGCCATACGTTTACCACAAACCTGGTCAGCCATAACCGCGCGGTGCAGGACTATCTGAAAGTACTTAAGGAAAAAAATGCGCAGTAA
- the pabC gene encoding aminodeoxychorismate lyase — protein sequence MFLINGVEQDTLAANDRAVQFGDGCFTTARIQHGQVALLDAHLQRLQTTCEKLRIPFDDWLTLSDEMQRLARPHAQGVLKVVLTRGVGGRGYSTAGCASPTRILSVSSLPAHYARWREEGITLTRSPVTLGRNPCLAGLKHLNRLEQVLIRSHLEQTDADEALVLDSDGWLTECCAANLFWRQGRDVFTPRLDYAGVNGIMRQRCIAQLAPSTFRVVEVTARPETLREADEVLICNALMPLVPVRRWEETVWSSRELYHFLAPLCELSG from the coding sequence ATGTTCTTGATAAATGGCGTTGAACAGGACACGCTGGCGGCGAACGATCGCGCCGTCCAGTTTGGCGACGGTTGTTTTACCACCGCCCGTATACAGCACGGGCAGGTTGCGTTACTGGACGCCCATCTGCAGCGTTTGCAGACGACCTGCGAAAAATTACGCATCCCATTTGACGACTGGCTGACGTTGAGCGACGAGATGCAGCGTCTGGCTCGGCCGCACGCCCAGGGTGTGCTTAAGGTGGTCCTCACCCGCGGCGTCGGGGGGAGGGGATACAGCACGGCGGGCTGCGCGTCGCCCACCCGCATTCTGAGCGTCTCTTCGCTTCCGGCGCACTACGCGCGCTGGCGGGAGGAGGGCATTACCCTGACCCGAAGCCCGGTGACCCTGGGGCGCAACCCCTGTCTGGCCGGTCTGAAGCATCTTAACCGTCTGGAGCAGGTGCTGATCCGCTCTCATCTTGAACAGACGGACGCCGATGAGGCGCTGGTCCTTGACAGTGACGGGTGGCTTACGGAATGCTGTGCCGCGAATTTATTCTGGCGTCAGGGACGGGATGTCTTTACTCCGCGACTCGATTATGCCGGGGTCAACGGCATAATGCGGCAGCGTTGTATCGCGCAGCTGGCACCATCGACGTTTCGCGTTGTCGAAGTGACAGCGCGTCCCGAGACGTTGCGGGAGGCCGATGAAGTGCTGATCTGCAATGCGCTTATGCCGCTGGTGCCGGTTCGTCGCTGGGAGGAGACCGTCTGGTCCTCTCGCGAGCTTTACCATTTTTTAGCCCCTTTGTGTGAGCTGTCTGGTTAG
- the fabF gene encoding beta-ketoacyl-ACP synthase II: MSKRRVVVTGLGMLSPVGNTVESTWKALLAGQSGISLIDHFDTSAYATKFAGLVKDFNCDDIISRKEQRKMDAFIQYGIVAGVQAMQDSGLEVTEENATRIGAAIGSGIGGLGLIEENHSSLVNGGPRKISPFFVPSTIVNMVAGHLTIMFGLRGPSISIATACTSGVHNIGQAARIIAYGDADAMVAGGAEKASTPLGVGGFGAARALSTRNDNPQAASRPWDKDRDGFVLGDGAGMVVLEEYEHAKKRGAKIYAEIVGFGMSSDAYHMTSPPEDGAGAALAMVNAIRDAGIEPGQIGYVNAHGTSTPAGDKAEAQAVKSVFGDAASRVLVSSTKSMTGHLLGAAGAVESIYSILALRDQAVPPTINLDNPDEGCDLDFVPHEARQVSGMEYTLCNSFGFGGTNGSLIFKKV; this comes from the coding sequence GTGTCTAAGCGTCGTGTAGTTGTGACCGGACTGGGCATGTTGTCTCCTGTCGGCAATACCGTAGAGTCTACCTGGAAAGCTCTCCTTGCCGGTCAGAGTGGCATCAGCCTGATCGACCATTTCGATACTAGCGCCTATGCAACGAAATTTGCTGGCTTAGTAAAGGATTTTAACTGTGATGACATCATCTCGCGCAAAGAGCAGCGCAAGATGGATGCCTTCATTCAATATGGAATTGTCGCTGGCGTTCAGGCCATGCAGGATTCTGGCCTTGAAGTGACGGAAGAGAATGCTACCCGTATTGGCGCCGCGATCGGCTCCGGTATTGGCGGCCTCGGCTTGATCGAAGAAAACCACAGTTCGCTGGTCAACGGCGGACCGCGTAAGATCAGCCCATTCTTCGTTCCCTCCACAATTGTTAACATGGTGGCCGGGCATCTGACCATCATGTTTGGTCTGCGTGGACCAAGTATCTCCATCGCGACCGCCTGTACTTCAGGCGTGCACAACATCGGTCAGGCTGCGCGCATCATCGCCTATGGCGATGCCGATGCGATGGTGGCAGGCGGTGCGGAAAAAGCCAGTACCCCGCTTGGCGTGGGCGGCTTTGGCGCAGCGCGGGCGCTCTCCACGCGCAATGACAACCCGCAGGCGGCAAGCCGTCCGTGGGATAAAGATCGCGACGGCTTCGTGCTGGGCGACGGCGCGGGCATGGTGGTGCTGGAAGAGTACGAGCATGCGAAAAAACGCGGCGCGAAAATCTACGCCGAGATCGTCGGCTTCGGCATGAGCAGCGATGCTTACCACATGACGTCACCGCCGGAAGATGGCGCGGGCGCCGCGCTGGCGATGGTGAATGCCATTCGCGATGCGGGTATCGAACCGGGCCAGATCGGCTACGTCAATGCCCACGGCACCTCGACGCCGGCTGGCGATAAAGCGGAAGCGCAGGCGGTTAAGTCTGTCTTCGGCGATGCGGCGAGCCGCGTACTGGTGAGCTCCACCAAATCCATGACCGGGCATCTGCTGGGCGCGGCAGGGGCGGTAGAGTCGATTTACTCTATCTTGGCGCTGCGGGATCAGGCGGTTCCGCCGACGATCAACCTCGACAACCCGGATGAGGGCTGCGACCTCGACTTCGTTCCGCACGAAGCGCGTCAGGTTTCCGGTATGGAGTACACCCTGTGCAACTCCTTCGGCTTCGGCGGCACTAACGGTTCGCTGATCTTCAAAAAAGTGTGA
- the acpP gene encoding acyl carrier protein, producing the protein MSTIEERVKKIIGEQLGVKQEEVTNNASFVEDLGADSLDTVELVMALEEEFDTEIPDEEAEKITTVQAAIDYINGHQA; encoded by the coding sequence ATGAGCACTATCGAAGAACGCGTTAAGAAAATTATCGGCGAGCAGCTGGGCGTTAAGCAGGAAGAAGTTACCAACAATGCTTCCTTCGTTGAAGACCTGGGCGCTGATTCTCTTGACACCGTTGAGCTGGTAATGGCTCTGGAAGAAGAGTTTGATACTGAGATTCCGGACGAAGAAGCTGAGAAAATCACCACCGTTCAGGCTGCCATTGATTACATCAACGGCCACCAGGCGTAA
- the fabG gene encoding 3-oxoacyl-ACP reductase FabG: MSFEGKIALVTGASRGIGRAIAETLVARGAKVIGTATSESGAQAISDYLGANGKGLMLNVTDPASIESVLENVRAEFGEVDILVNNAGITRDNLLMRMKDDEWNDIIETNLSSVFRLSKAVMRAMMKKRHGRIITIGSVVGTMGNAGQANYAAAKAGLIGFSKSLAREVASRGITVNVVAPGFIETDMTRALTDEQRAGTLAAVPAGRLGTPNEIASAVAFLASDEASYITGETLHVNGGMYMV; the protein is encoded by the coding sequence ATGAGTTTTGAAGGAAAAATCGCGCTGGTTACCGGTGCAAGCCGCGGTATTGGCCGCGCCATCGCTGAAACGCTCGTCGCCCGCGGCGCGAAAGTTATCGGTACTGCGACCAGCGAAAGCGGCGCGCAGGCGATCAGCGACTATTTAGGCGCCAACGGTAAAGGTCTGATGTTGAATGTGACCGACCCGGCATCTATTGAATCTGTTCTGGAAAATGTGCGCGCAGAGTTTGGCGAAGTGGATATCCTGGTTAATAATGCCGGGATCACTCGCGACAACCTGTTAATGCGCATGAAAGATGACGAGTGGAACGATATTATCGAAACCAACCTGTCATCGGTTTTCCGTCTGTCAAAAGCGGTAATGCGCGCTATGATGAAAAAGCGTCATGGACGTATTATCACTATCGGTTCTGTGGTTGGTACCATGGGAAATGCGGGTCAGGCCAACTACGCTGCGGCGAAAGCGGGTCTGATCGGCTTCAGTAAATCACTGGCGCGTGAAGTTGCGTCACGCGGTATTACTGTAAACGTTGTTGCTCCGGGCTTTATTGAAACGGACATGACGCGTGCGCTGACCGATGAGCAGCGTGCGGGTACGCTGGCGGCAGTTCCTGCGGGGCGCCTTGGCACCCCAAATGAAATCGCCAGCGCGGTGGCATTTTTAGCCTCTGACGAAGCAAGTTACATCACTGGTGAAACCCTGCACGTCAACGGCGGAATGTACATGGTCTGA